The following proteins are co-located in the Microvirga ossetica genome:
- a CDS encoding sodium:proton antiporter has product MLRLPNLALAAALTLLPQAAFAAEFDGASLGIAWALPFAGILLSIALFPLLAPHAWEHHQGKIAALWGLLVLVPMALAFGPSTAIHALAHTALLEYIPFILLLLALFTVAGGILVRGNIHGAPGTNTILLAIGTVLASFIGTTGASMVMIRPVMRANDDRRHNVHVIVFFIFLVSNIGGSLTPLGDPPLFLGFLRGVDFFWTTTHLLPATLFASVLLLALFFAVDLVIYKKEGHVRPDPTPDNPVRITGGINLVLILVIIAAILMSATIDLGRATLLGIEIELANALRDLIMIAVTIASLTLTPQANRAENGFSWGPIKEVAKLFAGIFIAIIPVLAMLKAGANGAFAPLVALVTNPDGSANNAAYFWLSGGLSSFLDNAPTYLVFFELAGGDAQQLMTTGALTLAAISAGAVFMGANSYIGNAPNFMVYAIAREGGVKMPSFFGYLLWSGAILIPTFLLLTLLFFRG; this is encoded by the coding sequence ATGCTTCGCCTCCCGAACCTGGCGCTCGCCGCCGCCTTGACACTCCTACCTCAAGCAGCTTTCGCGGCGGAGTTCGACGGGGCGAGCCTCGGCATCGCCTGGGCATTGCCCTTCGCCGGCATCCTGCTGTCGATCGCCCTCTTCCCGCTTCTGGCGCCGCATGCCTGGGAACACCATCAGGGCAAGATAGCCGCCCTGTGGGGCTTGCTGGTCCTCGTTCCCATGGCGCTCGCCTTCGGGCCGTCGACGGCGATCCATGCTCTCGCCCATACGGCGCTCCTCGAATACATCCCCTTCATCCTCCTGCTGCTCGCCTTGTTCACGGTCGCCGGCGGCATTCTCGTGCGCGGCAACATCCACGGCGCGCCGGGCACCAACACGATCCTGCTCGCGATCGGCACCGTGCTCGCCAGCTTCATCGGCACCACGGGCGCGTCCATGGTGATGATCCGTCCGGTCATGCGCGCCAACGACGATCGGCGGCACAACGTTCACGTGATCGTCTTCTTCATCTTCCTGGTGTCGAATATCGGCGGCTCGCTCACGCCGCTCGGCGATCCGCCGCTCTTCCTCGGCTTCCTGCGCGGCGTGGATTTCTTCTGGACCACCACGCACCTGCTGCCCGCGACGCTTTTCGCGAGCGTGCTTCTGCTTGCGCTCTTCTTCGCGGTCGACCTGGTGATTTACAAAAAGGAAGGACACGTCCGGCCCGATCCGACTCCGGACAATCCGGTGCGCATCACCGGCGGCATCAACCTCGTCCTGATCCTCGTCATCATCGCCGCCATCCTCATGAGCGCCACAATCGATCTCGGCCGTGCAACCTTGCTCGGCATCGAGATCGAGCTCGCCAATGCGTTGCGCGATCTCATCATGATCGCGGTGACGATCGCCTCCCTGACGCTGACGCCGCAGGCGAACCGCGCGGAGAACGGTTTCTCCTGGGGCCCGATCAAGGAAGTGGCAAAACTCTTCGCCGGCATCTTCATCGCGATCATCCCGGTGCTCGCCATGCTCAAGGCCGGAGCGAACGGCGCCTTCGCGCCGCTCGTCGCGCTCGTGACCAACCCGGACGGCAGCGCCAACAACGCCGCCTATTTCTGGCTCTCGGGCGGCCTCTCGTCATTCCTCGACAATGCGCCGACCTATCTCGTGTTCTTCGAGCTCGCCGGCGGCGATGCGCAGCAGCTGATGACGACCGGCGCGCTGACGCTCGCGGCGATCTCGGCCGGCGCCGTGTTCATGGGCGCGAACTCCTATATCGGCAATGCACCCAACTTCATGGTCTATGCGATTGCCCGCGAGGGCGGCGTGAAGATGCCGAGTTTCTTCGGCTATCTGCTCTGGTCGGGCGCCATCCTGATCCCGACCTTCCTGCTGCTGACACTGCTGTTCTTCAGGGGATAA
- a CDS encoding NAD(P)/FAD-dependent oxidoreductase — MDVLVIGAGVVGLAIARALALRGHSVILAEATGGIGNGISSRNSEVIHAGMYYPSGSLRARHCVAGRRMLYAFCASHGVPHAKCVKLIVATNDLEQAKIEGIFEQGLANGVEGLSFLTGEEARRLEPNLACTGAVLSQETGIVDSHALMLALQGGLENAGGVIAFNAPVLNIARSDSGWHVQVGGAEPTELVVDAIVNAAGLGAQALARATEGYPTERVPPLVLAKGNYFGCLGKPAFSRLIYPAPVDGGLGTHVTLDLAGRMRFGPDVEWIEREEYEVDPRRAESFYASIRRYWPGLPDGALVPDYSGIRPKLSGPGEKAADFIIDGPAEHGLPGLVHLFGIESPGLTSSLSIAEDVAERLSA; from the coding sequence ATGGACGTTCTGGTAATCGGGGCCGGCGTCGTCGGATTGGCGATTGCGCGGGCGCTGGCTCTTCGCGGGCATAGCGTGATCCTCGCCGAGGCCACCGGCGGCATCGGCAACGGCATCTCCTCGCGCAACAGCGAAGTGATCCATGCTGGCATGTATTATCCCTCCGGCTCCCTGAGAGCCCGTCACTGCGTCGCCGGGCGGCGCATGCTCTACGCCTTCTGTGCGAGTCACGGCGTGCCTCACGCCAAATGCGTCAAGCTCATCGTCGCGACCAACGATCTTGAGCAGGCCAAGATCGAGGGCATTTTTGAGCAGGGACTGGCGAACGGCGTCGAAGGCCTCTCTTTCCTGACGGGCGAAGAGGCGCGACGTCTCGAGCCCAACCTTGCCTGCACCGGCGCCGTGCTGTCGCAGGAAACCGGTATCGTCGACAGCCACGCGCTCATGCTGGCGCTCCAGGGCGGTCTGGAGAACGCTGGCGGCGTCATCGCCTTCAATGCACCGGTCCTGAACATCGCTCGGAGTGATTCCGGCTGGCACGTGCAGGTTGGTGGAGCGGAGCCGACCGAGCTCGTCGTCGACGCCATCGTCAATGCGGCGGGCCTTGGGGCCCAGGCGCTTGCTCGCGCGACGGAGGGCTATCCGACGGAGCGCGTGCCGCCGCTGGTGCTGGCCAAGGGCAATTACTTCGGCTGCCTCGGCAAGCCTGCCTTCTCGCGCCTGATCTATCCCGCTCCCGTCGACGGCGGCCTGGGCACCCATGTGACGCTGGACCTTGCCGGCCGCATGCGGTTCGGGCCCGATGTGGAATGGATCGAGCGCGAGGAATACGAAGTCGATCCGCGCCGGGCCGAGAGTTTCTATGCCTCGATCCGCCGCTACTGGCCCGGTCTCCCCGACGGCGCGCTCGTGCCCGATTACTCCGGCATTCGCCCGAAGCTCTCAGGGCCGGGCGAGAAGGCGGCCGATTTCATCATCGACGGCCCGGCGGAGCATGGACTGCCCGGCCTCGTCCACCTCTTCGGCATCGAGAGCCCCGGGCTGACATCCAGCCTCTCGATCGCGGAGGATGTGGCGGAGAGGCTGAGCGCCTAA
- a CDS encoding ABC transporter ATP-binding protein has translation MASVEIRNIRKNFGTVPVIHGVSIEIQDGEFVILVGPSGCGKSTLLRMIAGLESVSGGELRIGPKVVNDVPPKERDIAMVFQNYALYPHMTVADNMAFSLKLKRAPKTEIKSRVDRAAEILGLGKLLDRYPRQLSGGQRQRVAMGRAIVRDPQVFLFDEPLSNLDAKLRVAMRTEIKALHQRLKTTTIYVTHDQIEAMTMADKIVVMHDGVVEQVGAPLELYDRPANLFVAGFIGSPAMNFLKGHLQGGRFVTDTGLTLPVANPPAASDGQPIIYGIRPEHFILDDVDGVPAEVAVVEPTGSETQVFAKFGGTDIVGVFRERVDAQPGHHIRITPDPKLVHLFDEQTGKRL, from the coding sequence GTGGCCTCAGTTGAGATCCGCAACATTCGAAAGAACTTCGGAACCGTCCCGGTCATTCACGGTGTCTCCATCGAGATCCAGGACGGCGAGTTCGTGATCCTGGTCGGGCCGTCCGGCTGCGGCAAATCCACCCTCCTGCGCATGATCGCGGGACTGGAAAGCGTGTCCGGCGGCGAGCTTCGCATCGGCCCGAAGGTCGTGAACGACGTTCCGCCCAAGGAGCGCGACATCGCGATGGTGTTCCAGAACTATGCGCTCTACCCGCATATGACGGTCGCCGACAACATGGCCTTCTCGCTCAAGCTGAAGCGGGCGCCCAAGACCGAGATCAAGTCCCGCGTCGACCGCGCCGCCGAGATCCTCGGCCTGGGCAAGCTTCTCGACCGCTATCCGCGCCAGCTCTCGGGCGGCCAGCGCCAGCGCGTCGCCATGGGACGCGCCATCGTGCGCGATCCGCAGGTCTTCCTCTTCGACGAGCCGCTCTCCAACCTCGATGCCAAGCTGCGGGTCGCCATGCGCACGGAGATCAAGGCCCTGCACCAGCGGCTGAAGACCACCACCATCTACGTCACCCACGACCAGATCGAGGCCATGACCATGGCCGACAAGATCGTGGTGATGCACGATGGCGTGGTCGAGCAGGTCGGCGCGCCGCTCGAACTCTACGACCGGCCGGCCAACCTCTTCGTCGCCGGCTTCATCGGATCGCCGGCCATGAACTTCCTCAAGGGGCATCTGCAGGGCGGGCGCTTCGTGACCGATACCGGGCTGACCCTGCCGGTCGCCAATCCGCCTGCCGCCTCGGACGGGCAGCCGATCATCTACGGCATCCGGCCGGAGCATTTCATCCTCGACGACGTCGACGGCGTTCCGGCCGAGGTCGCCGTGGTCGAGCCGACCGGGTCGGAGACGCAGGTCTTCGCCAAGTTCGGTGGCACGGATATCGTCGGCGTGTTCCGCGAGCGCGTCGATGCTCAGCCGGGCCATCACATCCGTATCACGCCCGACCCGAAGCTGGTGCACCTGTTCGACGAGCAGACCGGCAAGCGCCTCTGA
- a CDS encoding Gfo/Idh/MocA family protein, with protein MIKNVAVVGCGIGRTHIVSYAAHPDKFRVVAICDLSDERLASIGDEFGIERRTKDFGEILRMEEVDIVDVCTPPAVHLEQILAALAANKNVVCEKPLVGSVADVDKVIEAEKQSSGRVLPIFQYRYGNGIMKAKHIIDQGIAGKPYLASVEVFWKRTAKYYDNPWRGRWDTELGGVLVTHAIHLHDLLTFIMGPVKSVFARAATRVNNIEVEDCVVGSLELQNGALASTAATLGSQDEISRLRFCFENVTFESCQKPYAPGDDPWKIIPASPEVQAQIDQAFEGWNFVPTRFEGLFAPYHAALLSGGELPITLTDARRSLELLTAFYQSIETERPQTLEVGPDHPRYKNWSLANKGADILRYAARA; from the coding sequence ATGATCAAGAATGTTGCGGTCGTCGGCTGCGGAATCGGCCGCACTCACATCGTTTCCTATGCCGCCCATCCGGACAAGTTCCGCGTCGTCGCCATCTGCGACCTCAGCGACGAGCGGCTGGCGAGCATCGGCGACGAATTCGGCATCGAGCGCCGGACCAAGGATTTCGGCGAGATCCTGCGCATGGAGGAGGTGGACATCGTCGATGTCTGCACGCCTCCCGCCGTCCATCTCGAGCAGATCCTTGCGGCGCTTGCCGCCAACAAGAACGTGGTCTGCGAGAAGCCGCTCGTGGGCTCCGTGGCCGACGTGGACAAGGTGATCGAGGCCGAGAAGCAATCCAGCGGCCGGGTGCTGCCGATCTTCCAGTACCGCTACGGCAACGGCATCATGAAGGCCAAGCACATCATCGACCAGGGCATCGCCGGAAAGCCCTATCTCGCCTCCGTCGAGGTGTTCTGGAAGCGCACCGCGAAATATTACGACAATCCCTGGCGCGGGCGCTGGGACACCGAGCTCGGCGGCGTTCTCGTCACCCATGCGATCCACCTGCACGACCTGCTCACCTTCATCATGGGCCCGGTGAAGTCCGTGTTTGCCCGCGCGGCCACACGCGTAAACAACATCGAGGTCGAGGATTGCGTCGTCGGCAGCCTGGAGCTGCAGAACGGCGCGCTCGCCTCGACCGCTGCGACCCTCGGCTCGCAGGACGAGATCAGCCGCCTTCGTTTCTGCTTCGAGAACGTGACCTTCGAGAGCTGCCAGAAGCCCTATGCGCCGGGCGACGATCCGTGGAAGATCATTCCCGCCTCGCCCGAAGTTCAGGCGCAGATCGACCAGGCCTTCGAGGGCTGGAATTTCGTGCCGACCCGCTTCGAAGGGTTGTTCGCGCCCTATCACGCGGCGCTTCTCTCGGGCGGCGAACTGCCGATCACGCTGACCGATGCGCGTCGTTCGCTCGAGCTTCTCACGGCCTTCTATCAATCCATCGAGACCGAGCGTCCGCAAACGCTCGAGGTCGGGCCCGACCATCCGCGCTATAAGAACTGGAGCCTCGCGAACAAAGGCGCCGACATCCTGCGCTACGCCGCGCGGGCTTAA
- a CDS encoding NAD-dependent epimerase/dehydratase family protein, whose amino-acid sequence MTLNRLLITGAAGTLGHILRGAFAGRFQLLRLSDRSPLGPTGPEEEAITCDLVDAASVRRLCEGVDAIVHLGGIANEAAWPELLQSNIAGVINLYEGARKAGVERIIFASSNHATGMYPNDKTLSHETPPRPDSRYGLTKAFGEDVAALYAYKHGIRSFCLRIGSCLPKPDNRRALSTWLSQADFVRLVEVGLSADYVHEIAYGVSRNTRSWWDNSAAYHLGYQPQDDAEIFASEVEAIELGTELARGHQGGNFVATEFSSREAWLA is encoded by the coding sequence ATGACCTTGAACCGACTTCTCATCACGGGTGCGGCTGGAACGCTCGGCCATATCCTGCGCGGCGCCTTTGCCGGACGATTTCAGCTGCTGAGATTGTCGGACCGCTCGCCGCTCGGCCCGACGGGACCGGAAGAGGAAGCGATCACCTGCGATCTGGTCGACGCAGCCTCCGTGCGGCGCCTATGCGAGGGGGTTGATGCCATCGTCCATCTCGGCGGCATCGCCAACGAAGCGGCGTGGCCTGAGCTGCTGCAATCCAACATCGCCGGCGTGATCAACCTCTACGAAGGTGCGAGGAAAGCCGGCGTGGAACGGATCATCTTCGCGAGCAGCAACCACGCCACCGGCATGTATCCGAACGACAAAACGCTCTCACATGAAACACCGCCCCGACCCGATTCGCGCTATGGGCTGACGAAGGCCTTCGGCGAGGACGTGGCGGCGCTCTATGCCTACAAGCACGGCATCCGCAGCTTCTGCCTCCGCATCGGCTCATGCCTGCCCAAACCCGACAACCGAAGGGCTCTGTCCACATGGCTGTCGCAGGCGGATTTCGTCCGCCTGGTCGAGGTGGGGCTGAGCGCCGATTACGTGCATGAGATCGCCTATGGCGTTTCCCGCAATACGCGGTCCTGGTGGGACAATTCCGCTGCCTATCACCTCGGCTACCAGCCGCAGGACGATGCGGAGATCTTCGCGTCCGAGGTCGAGGCGATCGAGCTCGGCACGGAGCTCGCGCGCGGGCATCAGGGTGGAAATTTCGTGGCGACGGAGTTTTCCAGTCGAGAGGCATGGCTGGCCTGA
- a CDS encoding SMP-30/gluconolactonase/LRE family protein, whose product MLEFRLLKDVRCGVGESPVWDDRRKVLFFIDIKAPAIHSIRLDGSEHRTWPMPKVVGSVGLGESGRLVVALERSIAVFDPDSGGLEILAEIPGEPAANRLNDGKVGPDGAFWVGSMDDRPQKELRGSLYRVDGRGEVTRVLENVCFVSNGLAWSADGRTLFHSDSRGPWIDRHDFEPSSGSLRNRVRIATLDEATGRPDGGACDAEGFYWSCGVSAGRLNRITRDGTIVESHPVPVPAPTMQCFCGDDLRTLVITSLKPDNPDVLAGAPQSGSLFIASSPVAGARVERWADA is encoded by the coding sequence ATGCTCGAATTCCGATTGCTCAAGGACGTTCGCTGCGGGGTCGGCGAAAGCCCCGTCTGGGACGACCGCCGCAAGGTCCTGTTCTTCATCGACATCAAGGCGCCCGCGATCCACTCCATCCGGCTCGACGGCTCGGAGCATCGCACCTGGCCCATGCCCAAGGTCGTGGGCTCCGTCGGGCTCGGGGAAAGCGGCCGGCTGGTCGTGGCGCTGGAACGCTCCATCGCCGTCTTCGACCCGGACAGCGGCGGCCTCGAGATTCTTGCCGAGATTCCCGGCGAGCCGGCAGCGAACCGTCTCAACGACGGCAAGGTGGGGCCGGACGGCGCCTTCTGGGTCGGCTCGATGGACGACCGGCCTCAGAAGGAGCTGCGCGGCTCGCTCTACCGGGTCGATGGACGCGGCGAGGTGACCCGAGTGCTGGAAAATGTCTGCTTCGTGTCCAACGGGCTGGCCTGGTCGGCCGACGGCCGCACCCTGTTCCATTCCGATTCCCGCGGACCCTGGATCGACCGCCACGATTTCGAGCCCTCATCGGGTAGCCTTCGCAACCGGGTGCGCATCGCGACCCTGGACGAGGCTACCGGCCGGCCGGATGGCGGCGCCTGCGATGCGGAGGGGTTTTATTGGAGCTGCGGCGTCTCCGCGGGCCGCCTGAACCGCATCACGCGGGATGGAACGATCGTGGAATCCCATCCCGTTCCCGTTCCGGCGCCCACCATGCAGTGCTTCTGCGGAGACGATCTGCGGACGCTGGTGATCACCTCTCTGAAGCCGGACAATCCGGACGTGCTGGCCGGCGCCCCGCAATCCGGCAGCCTGTTCATCGCGTCGTCCCCGGTGGCCGGCGCCCGGGTCGAGCGGTGGGCCGACGCCTGA
- a CDS encoding Gfo/Idh/MocA family protein — protein MSASGVRFAVIGINHNHIFGQVDALLGAGAEFVSFFAEEDDLAAPFAERYPQTRRVHDARQILEDDSIAVVVSAAIPRDRARIGLAAMRHGKDYMVDKPGMITLEELAEVQRVQKETGRIYSIFYSEHFSSRVTDKAGELVRSGAIGQVVNTLGLGPHRLNAPIRPSWFFEREAYGGILTDIASHQCEQFLFFTGAKDAEVTYALVANRANQQTPGLQDFGEMTLKSENATGYIRVDWFTPDGLPIWGDGRVMLVGTEGTIEMRKYIDVAGREGKDHLFLVDKTGMRHLDCSNEELAYGRNFLNDVRDRTETAMGQEHCFKAMDLVLKAQAMGEATPAGQGAR, from the coding sequence ATGTCAGCATCCGGAGTTCGCTTCGCCGTCATCGGCATCAACCACAACCATATCTTCGGTCAGGTCGATGCCCTTCTCGGCGCCGGGGCCGAGTTCGTCTCCTTCTTCGCCGAAGAGGACGATCTCGCCGCTCCCTTCGCGGAACGCTACCCGCAGACGCGGCGCGTTCACGATGCCCGCCAGATCCTCGAGGACGACAGCATTGCCGTCGTCGTCAGCGCCGCGATCCCCAGGGACCGGGCGCGGATCGGCCTTGCCGCGATGCGGCACGGCAAGGACTACATGGTCGACAAGCCGGGCATGATCACGCTCGAGGAATTGGCCGAGGTCCAAAGGGTTCAGAAGGAGACCGGGCGCATCTACTCGATCTTCTACTCCGAGCATTTCAGCAGCCGCGTGACCGACAAGGCCGGAGAGCTCGTGCGCTCCGGCGCCATCGGCCAGGTGGTGAACACGCTTGGCCTGGGGCCGCACCGGCTCAACGCGCCGATCCGCCCGTCCTGGTTCTTCGAGCGCGAGGCCTATGGCGGCATCCTCACCGACATCGCCTCGCATCAGTGCGAGCAGTTCCTGTTCTTCACGGGGGCAAAGGACGCCGAGGTCACCTATGCGCTGGTGGCCAACCGCGCCAATCAGCAGACTCCGGGCTTGCAGGATTTCGGCGAGATGACGCTCAAGTCGGAGAACGCCACCGGTTATATCCGCGTCGACTGGTTCACGCCGGACGGGCTGCCGATCTGGGGTGACGGGCGCGTCATGCTCGTCGGCACCGAAGGTACGATCGAGATGCGCAAATACATCGACGTCGCCGGCCGTGAGGGCAAGGACCACCTGTTCCTCGTGGACAAGACCGGCATGCGTCATCTCGACTGCTCCAACGAGGAGCTGGCTTACGGTCGCAATTTCCTGAACGATGTGCGCGACAGGACCGAGACCGCCATGGGGCAGGAGCATTGCTTCAAGGCCATGGATCTCGTGCTGAAGGCGCAGGCCATGGGGGAAGCGACTCCCGCAGGGCAGGGCGCGCGCTGA
- a CDS encoding carbohydrate ABC transporter permease — protein sequence MTDTTAVATTPNVSGGRSLLYHVILCGVSLLMLYPLLWMLASSFKPDDEIFGNASLWPETFTIDAYIRGWSGLTVSFGTFFWNSLVISVLSVIGNVFSCSLAAYAFARLKFPLKNLWFALMLGTLMLPYHVTLIPQYVLFLNLDWVNTFLPLVVPKFLAADAFFIFLLYQFFRGIPRELDEAAIIDGAGPWRIFWSVMLPLSMPALATAAIFTFIWTWDDFFGPLIYLNDASQYTVQLGLRTFVDSTGKSDWSALFAMSVVALIPVLLFFVVFQRLLIEGIATTGLKG from the coding sequence ATGACTGACACCACAGCAGTTGCGACGACGCCGAACGTCAGCGGAGGCCGCTCTCTCCTGTATCACGTGATCCTCTGCGGCGTGTCGCTGCTCATGCTCTATCCGCTCCTGTGGATGCTCGCGAGCAGCTTCAAGCCTGACGACGAGATCTTCGGCAATGCCTCGCTCTGGCCGGAGACCTTCACCATCGATGCCTATATCCGCGGCTGGTCAGGCCTGACGGTCAGCTTCGGGACGTTCTTCTGGAACTCGCTGGTCATCTCGGTGCTCAGCGTGATCGGCAACGTGTTCTCCTGCTCACTGGCCGCCTATGCCTTCGCGCGGCTGAAATTCCCGCTCAAGAACCTCTGGTTCGCGCTCATGCTGGGCACGCTGATGCTGCCCTATCACGTGACGCTCATCCCGCAATACGTGCTGTTCCTGAACCTCGACTGGGTGAACACCTTCCTGCCGCTCGTCGTGCCGAAGTTCCTGGCCGCGGACGCGTTCTTCATCTTCCTGCTGTATCAGTTCTTCCGCGGCATCCCGCGCGAGCTCGACGAGGCGGCGATCATCGACGGGGCGGGACCCTGGCGCATCTTCTGGAGCGTCATGCTGCCGTTGTCGATGCCGGCGCTGGCCACGGCTGCGATCTTCACCTTCATCTGGACCTGGGACGATTTCTTTGGCCCCCTGATCTATCTGAACGATGCCAGCCAGTACACGGTCCAGCTCGGCCTGCGCACCTTCGTCGACTCGACCGGCAAGTCCGACTGGAGCGCTCTCTTCGCCATGTCCGTGGTCGCCCTGATCCCGGTTCTGTTGTTCTTCGTGGTCTTCCAGCGCCTTCTCATCGAAGGCATCGCGACCACCGGTCTGAAGGGTTAG
- a CDS encoding carbohydrate ABC transporter permease: MTTTAQIPLTIIEPEKTSKRWRGLSRALVAYSFLVPWLIGFLGLTLGPTLASLYLSFTNFDLLQDPQVIGLANYQRIFTNDAKFWHSMQVTFMYVILAVPLKLAFALGLAMVLNRGIAGLPLYRALFYLPSLLGASVAIAVLWRQLFAKDGLVNVVLGFFGFDGPSWISDPSYSLYTLVLLSVWQFGSPMIIFLAGLRQIPSDVYEAASIDGANKIQQFIKITLPLLTPVIFFNGIVQTIDAFKAFTPAFIISEGTGGPIDSTLFYTLYLYQEGFAYFRMGYASALAWILLIIIACFTAFSFLTSRYWVHYND, from the coding sequence ATGACGACAACCGCTCAAATCCCATTGACGATCATCGAGCCGGAGAAGACGAGCAAGCGCTGGCGCGGCCTGTCCCGTGCGCTTGTCGCCTATTCCTTCCTCGTCCCCTGGCTCATCGGCTTCCTCGGGCTGACGCTCGGCCCGACGCTCGCATCCCTTTATCTGTCCTTCACCAATTTCGATCTGCTGCAGGATCCGCAGGTCATCGGCCTGGCGAATTACCAGCGCATCTTCACCAATGACGCGAAGTTCTGGCATTCCATGCAGGTGACGTTCATGTACGTCATCCTGGCCGTGCCGCTGAAGCTGGCCTTCGCCCTTGGATTGGCCATGGTGCTCAATCGCGGCATCGCCGGCCTGCCCCTCTACCGCGCCCTGTTCTATCTGCCCTCGCTGCTCGGCGCGAGCGTCGCCATCGCCGTGCTGTGGCGCCAGCTCTTCGCGAAGGACGGTCTCGTCAACGTGGTGCTCGGCTTCTTCGGCTTCGACGGGCCGAGCTGGATTTCGGACCCGAGCTACTCGCTCTATACGCTGGTCCTGCTCAGCGTCTGGCAGTTCGGCTCGCCGATGATCATCTTCCTCGCCGGCCTGCGGCAGATCCCTTCGGACGTGTACGAGGCTGCCAGCATCGACGGCGCCAACAAGATACAGCAGTTCATCAAGATCACGCTTCCGCTGCTCACGCCGGTGATCTTCTTCAACGGCATCGTGCAGACCATCGACGCCTTCAAGGCCTTTACGCCGGCCTTCATCATCAGCGAGGGAACCGGCGGGCCGATCGATTCGACGCTCTTCTACACCCTCTACCTCTATCAGGAAGGCTTCGCCTATTTCCGCATGGGGTATGCGTCGGCCCTGGCATGGATCCTTCTGATCATCATTGCCTGCTTTACCGCCTTCTCCTTCCTGACCTCTCGCTACTGGGTCCATTACAATGACTGA
- a CDS encoding ABC transporter substrate-binding protein → MTHDFNRRTLLKAALGSAGLSAFGSLPAFAQDSRIRLYWWGSKERSDRTLKAVSLYQDRNTGVKIDGETLAWGDYWPRLATQAAGRNAPDLIQMDYRYVAEYARRGALLPLDEFVGKSLDISDFDKASLDSCKVDGKLYGINLGNNSNAMIYNKAAFQKAGVAEPVDVNWDKFFELAAAVTKAHNGEYYGTSDGSGEESPYENWLRQRGKALFTEDGKLGLDEKDATDWFAMWAKARETKACPPADLQALDKNNIETNLLTQGRAACAFNHSNQYVGYQVLNKNPLGITMYPQGAGPSPGHYLKPSMMWSIYARTKVADPVVKFANFTVKDVEGAKLLGVERGVPASPKIREAVSAELDAMGKLVVDFISHVTPKVGPIPPAPPKGAGEIQTMLRRISEQVGFGRLSVADGGKQYVSEAQAILSRA, encoded by the coding sequence ATGACACATGACTTCAACCGCAGGACCTTATTAAAAGCGGCTCTTGGCTCCGCCGGACTTTCCGCTTTCGGCAGCCTGCCGGCCTTTGCCCAGGATTCCCGCATCCGCCTGTACTGGTGGGGATCCAAGGAGCGCTCCGACCGTACGCTGAAAGCGGTCTCGCTCTACCAGGACCGCAATACCGGCGTGAAAATCGATGGCGAAACCTTGGCCTGGGGTGATTATTGGCCGCGGCTCGCGACGCAGGCGGCCGGCCGCAATGCTCCCGACCTGATCCAGATGGATTATCGCTACGTTGCGGAATATGCCCGCCGCGGCGCTCTGCTGCCGCTCGACGAGTTCGTCGGCAAGTCCCTCGACATCAGCGATTTCGACAAGGCGTCGCTCGACAGCTGCAAGGTCGACGGCAAGCTCTACGGCATCAATCTCGGCAACAACTCGAACGCCATGATCTACAACAAGGCCGCGTTCCAGAAGGCGGGCGTGGCCGAGCCGGTCGACGTGAACTGGGACAAGTTCTTCGAGCTCGCCGCCGCCGTCACGAAGGCGCATAACGGCGAGTATTACGGCACGTCCGACGGCAGTGGAGAGGAGTCGCCTTACGAGAACTGGCTGCGCCAGCGCGGCAAGGCGCTGTTCACCGAGGACGGTAAGCTCGGCCTCGACGAGAAGGACGCCACCGACTGGTTCGCCATGTGGGCCAAGGCGCGTGAAACGAAGGCCTGCCCGCCGGCCGATCTGCAGGCGCTCGACAAGAACAACATCGAGACCAACCTGCTGACGCAAGGGCGCGCCGCCTGCGCCTTCAACCATTCGAACCAGTATGTCGGCTACCAGGTGCTCAACAAGAACCCGCTCGGCATCACCATGTACCCGCAGGGCGCAGGCCCGAGCCCGGGTCACTATCTCAAGCCGTCGATGATGTGGAGCATCTATGCCCGCACCAAGGTGGCCGATCCGGTGGTGAAGTTCGCGAACTTCACCGTGAAGGATGTCGAGGGTGCAAAGCTCCTCGGCGTGGAGCGCGGCGTCCCGGCTTCGCCGAAGATCCGCGAGGCGGTCTCGGCCGAACTCGACGCCATGGGCAAGCTTGTGGTCGACTTCATCTCGCACGTCACGCCGAAGGTCGGGCCGATCCCGCCCGCTCCTCCGAAGGGCGCCGGAGAGATCCAGACCATGCTGCGCCGCATTTCGGAGCAGGTCGGCTTCGGCCGTCTGTCCGTGGCCGATGGCGGAAAGCAATACGTCAGCGAAGCCCAGGCCATCCTGAGCCGCGCCTGA